tcctttcttgGCTCATGTTTTCCCAAGAATCATGAGTTTTATATAGACATAAACACGATAGAAACAAAGCACATCTTCAGTTAACTCCTTCACTTTACTTTGTAAACATTTGGTGCTTAGCAGCTTCATTAAATACTGAAACCACTCTGATAAATATAGAACTACACTCCAAAGATCCAAACATGTTATTGAACAGAGATAGAGAGAAAAGGGAAGGTTAGAATAAAACTAACTTGTTGgacaaacagaaggaaaaatgcTGGCAGATGATGaagaatcaaaaacaaataatatccTGTTTGTTGTGAAATCCAGGTAAGTTAAAACTACCTGTGATATTTGTTAAACGAAGCTCATAAATGTAACTTgtgttaaattaaaacacaatatatttacataaatccAACGTTCATGCAGTGtttaagaaaacacacacacgtctCAAAGCCAAGCCAAGCTACAACCGTTCCACTTTAACATTCATTTCTGACGTTCGTCGTCATGGAGCCTGAACGTCCACAGAGATTAAAGTGAACAAGACGTCCTTCAAAATCTCGTTCACTGTAAAGTTGAGTGAGTTTAGTCCATCAGTCTCAATATTCTCTgcggttttttttgttttgacagcGTTTTCTGGATTCACCTCATTGTGCAAGTCTCTTCcatgtttgatcattttgtattttgcaaTCCCAGCGTCCGGCCGAGTTATGGACATTCCTCTTACGATGATTCTGTTGTACAGGTCGTCGTCTTCGCCACCCCAGCCCCAGAAAGTGTTGGAGAAACCGTTGACTTTCGAGAACTGCTCCTTTGTCAGCAGGGAGACGCCACCGAAGGCTGTTACTGAGGATAAGATGTAGTTAAATTTATCGATAGCCACAGATAAATGTCTGGGATGGTCAGAACATCTGTAGAGGTTTCTGTCATCTATTGGTACCAGGTCTACgtcagaaaagacaaaacagtcGTAATCGTATTCCTTCAGTGCTTCAACAAATCCGATGTTCATCAGCTTGGCCCGGTTGAACGCTCCGTCTCCGTCCTGGTTGATGACGTACACACCGTAGTCCAGCTGCTGACGCATCAGGACCGGATGGACGTAGTAGAGCCAGTGGGTCAGGTGTTCATACCGGTTTCTGAACGGGATGATGACAGCCACCTAGAAGATGGACGCAGGGAGAGTTTGAACTGGCAGTGAGATTTTAGTGCAATGAATCTGACACTGTCTGTGTTTCCATTCACCATATAATagctgacattttgaaaataaatttgcttagtgGAAACAAAAAGCTCAccgtttttgattaaaaaaaagtcttggcACTAGTATGAggcgttttgttgttttgttctttgtatCAAACTTGGAAACATCAGAAATGTCACAAGTTCAACAACCAGACTGTTTCTCTTCCAACAGAATAAGATTTTAGTTtgcactgaaaaacaaactgtgtcTCCATTACAAACTAGAAAcacaagtgaaataataaatgaataagtttgttcataagtcattaaaaacatggatcctcccaccacttcctgtcgtctccTGACCCGATCCAGCTGCAGGAACATCTGGTGGTTATAAATGTGTCTccactgcagcagaaaacactGATTTCTTTTGCCAttaagttaatttgtttttgttattccaGTTTTATGGCTGATGTAAACATAACTTGTGACCAGTTATTCAGACATGTTTCTTCAAcaagtattttaatttatttttaaattcagataaTGAACTGGCCTGAGACTGGGTTGTGTTTGTTTCCCAGGTAAATTTATGCTTTCAGTTCTGTTTCTGAGAAGAAAACTGGATTTGAAAGCCTGATGCAGGAAGGAGAAAATACGCCGTCATTGGTTTAAACTaatattaaatcttaaattaaagCTTGTTCTTCACCTGTTATTGTTGCCATCAGTTATATTTTCAGGTTGCTCTATCTTTTAAGaataatttcaaatttattgagtGCAGTCTAAAgaaagcaaactttaaaaaaaatctttaaaaagtcaaagtaaatatgtaaaaacctgtaaaatttcagaaattttaaattaaaagggTTTAATGTccatatattcatatttttagtgGTGCAATATTACACTTCTATACATTTTCAAAGTAATATAAATCagccttttgtgtttttttgaaagCTGAATGAAATGTTAAAAGAGCCACATGTGTTAATGAAAATCAATAGATTTAACAATAACTAATCAATGTTTATTGTATAATTTAGGCTTCAGAAAATACCGTCCAAGTTTGTTTTAGAGGCTGAGCTGATCCAGAAATCATGAATTTATtgagaaaaagtttatttgaccTTCAACAAAGTGACTTGTAAACATTTCTGCATGAACAGTTTTCTTATTCCTTCATCTTTTAGCTTAATTTGACACTTGATCATTTATCGATTATCTTTTAATGAGTCTGAAGCTCGAGTTACCGAGTTACTCCAGTTCCCTCTGCGTAtttatcatgttttcatttatatttaatttgctCTTCAAAACGTTTCACAGCTAAAGTAACATCATCTCCCGCCTCACCTTCTGCCGTGCGGTGCAGTCCGGGGGTTTGTACCGGCCTCCCTGCTGCAGCACCGATCCCAGCTGATTCCTGACCAGCTCCAGACTGCGATTAGTTTCAAACTCAACCAGAAGCGGACCCACCAGAGACGGAGGCGAGTCGGGACACGGATCCAGAGGCGGAGCCGGTTGAGTCGAGGTCGCTGCTGTTTTCCAGGAGACGTCTGGGGTTTTCGTTACCCAAATATGATCCATCATCTTTCCAAAAACGCTCCTGCTTCCTTTCACCACCTGTTGTGGCACGGAAGGAAAAACCAAAGAAGTGTCTTTGCTGTGGAGTAAAAACACGGTGAAGCACGTCAGAGTCAGTAACGCAGAAAGCGCCAGAACGCTGGTGATTTTCTCCTTCATATCTTTGATTTTAAACTTTATGCTCACTAATGTTTCACAGCTTTGCTTTCTGTCCCTGCAACAAGATCCTGCCGTTTTTTAGAGCAGCTTCCTTCTTCAGCTCACATTTCAGGTGGGAGGTTTGAACAAACTCACATTGTGACTGAGTGTGTACCTGAGGTCAAACCCATTTAGATAAGATGAGCTGTAATAACTAAACAGACCTGCTGCGCTACATATAGACAGTAATGATGATGATCATGATGATACGTTGTGCAACGAGTCCTTAAATTCCCAGAATCGTTTCAGTCATAACGGAAATAAAACCggttcattgttttattttggtaggTTGGACTACTTCAATAGTTTCTAAATAAGAGCATCTAATAAAACAGTGAAATGGCTCTGGATGGTAGTGGGTCTAAATGTCACCAGATAATCTGTTTCTAAGACAGAAGATGTTGTctcctttaaatcaggactgaaaacattaaagtttattacaGATTAGTCAGAAAAGTTCAAATAGTAGCCAGGGGAAACCAACTGGAgccagaagagagaaaaaagaaacaaacaggagaATCTAGCAGGGAATGAATGAAATGAGGAGCTTAAATACTTTGGAGTTAGACAGCTGGATGAAGAACAGGTGGCTGATGGGAAACAGGGTTCAGCTGTGAGGGGAGACCAGGCAGGCAGGCTGAGGGAACGTCAGaggaaaaaacaggaacaaggagaaaaaactgaactaaaagtgttggagaaaaacaaatgctgcCCATATTTTCTCTCAGGTGTGTTGGTTTATATCAGGGGTGTCATATTTCAGTCCTGGAGGCCCGCTGCCCTGAAACGTTTAGACGTGCcgctgctgcagcacctgaacggaataattaggtcattaaggctccgGAGAACTGAcctacaccaggaggaggtcatctaaaaactgcaggacagcgactggaggactggagtttgacacctgtggcttaaatggaaacatttaacTCATAATGAGTTCATCGCTAGAAAAGGTCAAAAGGTTGCACAAGCAAAAACATGGtggttttggtggaaacagtgAT
This portion of the Xiphophorus hellerii strain 12219 chromosome 21, Xiphophorus_hellerii-4.1, whole genome shotgun sequence genome encodes:
- the LOC116712154 gene encoding beta-1,4-galactosyltransferase 2-like is translated as MKEKITSVLALSALLTLTCFTVFLLHSKDTSLVFPSVPQQVVKGSRSVFGKMMDHIWVTKTPDVSWKTAATSTQPAPPLDPCPDSPPSLVGPLLVEFETNRSLELVRNQLGSVLQQGGRYKPPDCTARQKVAVIIPFRNRYEHLTHWLYYVHPVLMRQQLDYGVYVINQDGDGAFNRAKLMNIGFVEALKEYDYDCFVFSDVDLVPIDDRNLYRCSDHPRHLSVAIDKFNYILSSVTAFGGVSLLTKEQFSKVNGFSNTFWGWGGEDDDLYNRIIVRGMSITRPDAGIAKYKMIKHGRDLHNEVNPENAVKTKKTAENIETDGLNSLNFTVNEILKDVLFTLISVDVQAP